One window from the genome of Spirosoma rhododendri encodes:
- a CDS encoding D-2-hydroxyacid dehydrogenase: MIIVYPDAYTINPGDLDWQPLNALGDVRLYDRTSPDELLGRIKDADAVLVNKVKLNRQTLAQLPNLRYIGVTATGYDIIDMDAAREQNIVVTNVKGYSSDSVAQLTFALLLELVLHVGRHNASVQAGDWVRSADFSYAKSPLIELAGKTLGLVGYGDIGSRVAAIGRAFGMRVLVNRRNTDEQEDGITLVDRETLFAESDVVSLHLPATAETTGFVNAELLNKMKSSAFLINTSRGTLLNEKDVAQALNEGKLAGAGLDVLSVEPPKADNPLLTAKNCLLTPHIAWASYEARVRLMQAVVDNLRAFQAGKPINVVS; encoded by the coding sequence ATGATTATCGTTTATCCCGACGCGTACACAATCAATCCCGGTGATCTCGACTGGCAACCGCTCAACGCTCTTGGCGACGTACGATTGTACGACCGAACCAGTCCCGACGAGCTGCTGGGCCGGATCAAAGACGCCGACGCAGTGCTGGTTAACAAGGTGAAGCTAAACCGCCAGACGTTGGCCCAACTGCCGAACCTGCGCTACATCGGCGTGACGGCAACGGGCTATGACATCATTGACATGGACGCGGCCCGCGAACAGAACATTGTCGTGACCAACGTAAAAGGGTATAGCTCTGATTCGGTGGCTCAACTGACGTTCGCGCTGTTGCTGGAACTGGTTCTTCACGTCGGGCGGCACAATGCCAGTGTACAGGCGGGTGACTGGGTGCGATCCGCCGACTTCAGCTACGCCAAATCACCGCTGATTGAGTTGGCTGGTAAAACACTTGGGCTGGTTGGGTACGGCGACATCGGAAGCCGGGTAGCTGCGATTGGTCGGGCGTTTGGTATGCGGGTGCTGGTCAACCGGCGGAATACGGACGAGCAGGAGGATGGCATCACCCTCGTTGATCGCGAAACACTGTTTGCCGAAAGCGACGTTGTATCGCTGCACCTACCCGCTACCGCCGAAACGACAGGCTTCGTCAACGCCGAGCTGCTGAACAAGATGAAGTCGTCGGCTTTTCTGATAAACACCAGCCGGGGTACATTACTGAACGAAAAGGATGTAGCGCAGGCGCTGAACGAAGGCAAATTGGCCGGAGCCGGCCTCGACGTCCTTTCCGTCGAGCCACCCAAAGCCGACAACCCGCTGCTGACAGCAAAAAACTGCCTGCTGACACCGCACATAGCCTGGGCAAGTTACGAAGCCCGTGTCCGGCTGATGCAGGCTGTTGTTGACAACCTGCGCGCTTTTCAGGCGGGCAAGCCAATCAATGTTGTCAGTTAA
- a CDS encoding superoxide dismutase, producing the protein MAFVLDPLPYPSDSLEPNIDKQTMEIHHDKHHNAYVTNLNNAIAGTDMDSKSIEDLLKSVSQAPVAVRNNGGGHYNHTLFWNTLSGNGGGQPTGELAEAIDKKFGSFDAFKEEFTKAATTRFGSGWAWLIVTGDGELAVTSTPNQDNPLMDVAEVKGFPIIGLDVWEHAYYLKYQNKRPDYIAAYFNVVDWNAANTRYQEGKQAAS; encoded by the coding sequence ATGGCATTCGTACTAGATCCACTGCCCTACCCCAGTGATTCGCTGGAACCCAATATCGACAAGCAGACCATGGAAATTCACCATGATAAGCACCATAACGCCTACGTAACCAACCTCAACAACGCCATCGCCGGTACGGATATGGACAGCAAATCGATCGAAGATCTGCTGAAGTCGGTTAGTCAGGCGCCAGTCGCGGTTCGCAACAATGGCGGTGGACACTATAACCATACCCTGTTCTGGAATACGCTGTCGGGTAATGGCGGTGGTCAGCCAACAGGCGAACTGGCCGAAGCAATCGACAAGAAATTTGGTTCGTTCGACGCGTTCAAAGAAGAATTCACGAAAGCAGCTACAACCCGTTTTGGTTCGGGCTGGGCGTGGCTGATCGTAACCGGCGACGGTGAACTGGCCGTTACGTCGACCCCCAACCAAGACAACCCACTGATGGACGTAGCCGAAGTTAAAGGCTTCCCGATCATTGGTCTGGACGTCTGGGAACATGCTTACTACCTGAAGTATCAGAATAAGCGTCCTGACTATATTGCAGCTTACTTTAACGTGGTAGATTGGAACGCAGCGAACACCCGTTACCAGGAAGGCAAGCAAGCTGCCAGCTAG
- a CDS encoding YheT family hydrolase, protein MPLIPSAYPGAPAYQYNGHLQTIFPSLTRRVVGVSYKRERLTLTDDDFVDLDWLRAGYDKLIILTHGLEGDSHRQYMMGTAKLFAEAGYDVLAWNCRSCSGSMNRAFRLYNHGEIGDIGEVIEHASRTHPYREIVLMGYSMGGNIILKYLGVQGGNLHTAIKRGVAVSSPTDLGASAQLLDRPGNRFYRNRFMKKLVRKVAQKAASFPGRLDMNNLRRVRHWRDFDDFFSAPINGYRDAADFYEQASAVNFMPSVTIPVLLLNAQNDPLLSPECSPGWLAESHPHIFLETPATGGHVGFAVPRDLHTYAERRALAFAQGNLDTLSVR, encoded by the coding sequence ATGCCCCTGATTCCATCTGCCTATCCCGGTGCGCCCGCTTACCAGTACAACGGCCATCTGCAAACCATTTTTCCCAGCCTGACCCGACGGGTTGTGGGAGTCAGCTACAAGCGCGAACGCCTGACGCTGACCGATGATGACTTCGTTGATCTGGACTGGCTGCGGGCAGGATACGATAAGCTTATCATCCTGACGCACGGACTGGAAGGGGATAGTCACCGGCAATATATGATGGGGACGGCAAAATTGTTCGCCGAGGCTGGCTACGATGTGCTGGCCTGGAACTGCCGGTCGTGCAGCGGCAGCATGAACCGGGCGTTCCGGCTCTATAACCACGGCGAAATCGGCGATATTGGGGAGGTGATCGAACACGCCAGTCGGACCCATCCTTACCGGGAAATCGTGCTGATGGGCTACAGCATGGGGGGCAACATCATACTCAAGTACCTGGGCGTTCAGGGAGGCAACCTGCATACGGCGATCAAACGGGGAGTTGCGGTATCCTCGCCAACGGACCTTGGAGCCAGTGCGCAACTGCTCGACCGGCCGGGTAACCGGTTTTATCGCAATCGATTTATGAAAAAGCTGGTGCGAAAAGTAGCGCAGAAAGCGGCTTCGTTTCCCGGTCGGCTGGATATGAACAACCTGCGCCGGGTGCGGCACTGGCGCGATTTCGACGACTTTTTCTCTGCTCCCATCAACGGGTACCGCGATGCGGCTGATTTCTACGAGCAGGCATCGGCGGTAAATTTCATGCCGTCGGTTACTATTCCGGTGCTGTTACTCAACGCGCAGAACGACCCGTTGCTATCGCCGGAGTGTTCACCCGGCTGGCTGGCCGAATCGCACCCGCATATTTTTTTGGAAACCCCAGCCACGGGTGGGCACGTCGGCTTTGCCGTGCCGCGCGATTTGCACACGTATGCCGAACGGCGGGCGCTGGCATTTGCACAGGGCAATCTGGACACACTGTCAGTAAGATGA
- a CDS encoding T9SS type A sorting domain-containing protein, with protein sequence MQQFLLRCFSFLVLCGLGLPLNGLAQGITVSTLSPSATCAGKTITVPFSTTGTFNAGNTFTAQLSDASGTFGASTVAIGTLSSSPSSGTAATNLTITATVPANTAAGSAYQVRVSSSGPARTSANSVGLTVGTPGTPGVTDRTYCQGATATALSASPVSGASLNWYTVASGGTPSSVAPTPATSTTGVVSYYVSQSLNGCESNRATLNVTVYGTPGAPSTQASFSACQGATLSALSATPDNGATLIWYGNSANGGTGSSVAPVPDNQAPATYYVSQARGTCESARSAITVTIRQASAAPGVSAPPAYCPGQTATALSATPSSGGTLNWYGTNATGGTPSSSATIPSTTTPGTLNYYVSQTLSGCESPRAGIAVTVKQSPSAPGISTPVGVCQNQSVAPLTATPSSGGTLNWYGTNQTGGSPSTTAPTPSVTAVGTTVYYVSQTVNGCEGPRAGISVTVSGLPGAPTVQASSTFCQGTILPALQAAADNGATLNWYGTNQTGGSSSTNAPVPSNQKSETYYVSQTRNGCEGPRAAISVVIRQSPSAPTVSAPPSYCPGQTAAALTATSASGSTLNWYGTNATGGSPSTTATVPSTSTPGTRTYYVSQSTDGCESTRASISITVKPTPAAPGVTNLSLCQNQSAGALTATTASGSTINWYGTSQTGTPSTTAPTPSVAATGSTPYYVSQTVDGCESAQATITVAVNAVPGQPSIASAGPYCSGVTAQPLSATGTALRWYGTSQSGGSGSSAATTPSTGSTGTTTYYATQTVNGCESERAGVAIVVKQTPARPDVVNLTFCQNTNAPGLTATASAGATLNWYGTSAIGGTSTTAAPALSSTTPGTTTYYVSQTLDGCESANRSGIAVVVKQTPGAPGVTPVDYCNGAGSQQLSATGSNIKWYDGSGNSLSGAPTPPTNTVGQQTYQATQTVDGCESQQKASLTVTIKPLPGLPGVANLSYCQPTQDQPAQNVAPVTASGDNLRWYNTDGNAFQSAPTPSITQAGTYAYQVTQTVNGCSSDKATLQVTVNTAPTPTVSTSLVSYCINATATPLQASAANGGTLRWIDPYNRTFNEAPTPSTLNSNVTPGGDAFYVYQIGANGCYSARSTIRVIVNVVPTLALNGSSDVNLGSLAPVKLSFTGAPPFSYTLTDGYSGVSRTNDTTIYVLPRGNTTYQIVSVANSCGVGLPGNPATATITVRVPTITTSALQTTTVCAGSSFAVPFTTTGQFNAGNLFTSELVSVADTSRKITVSPNGTTGTVVTAALPLTLAAGQYYVRVKGSNPSVGVIGSSSPSILTVRSRATATLTGTQSIFEGSPATLTLTFGGEAPWTFAYADSLRSYTVTATSSPYALEVRPSRNTTYQLTSVSNNCGVGTAASGTAVVTVQKVLGVEDPALGPLVSVYPVPTTTTLTIDIDAALTRDPAVLTLHDGGGRPVLNQTTRTRQTTLDVSQQPAGTYLLRIQVGDRQVVRRILIQ encoded by the coding sequence ATGCAACAATTTCTACTTCGCTGTTTCTCCTTTTTGGTACTCTGTGGGCTGGGACTGCCATTGAACGGACTGGCGCAAGGCATTACCGTCAGTACGTTATCACCATCGGCTACCTGCGCGGGAAAAACCATCACCGTGCCCTTCTCCACGACCGGCACGTTCAACGCAGGCAACACGTTTACCGCGCAGCTGTCGGACGCGTCGGGCACGTTCGGGGCGTCTACGGTCGCTATCGGTACACTATCATCGTCGCCCAGTTCGGGAACCGCTGCGACCAACCTGACCATCACGGCCACCGTTCCGGCGAATACGGCGGCTGGTAGCGCCTATCAGGTACGAGTTTCATCGAGCGGCCCCGCCCGGACCAGCGCGAACAGCGTAGGCCTGACAGTAGGTACGCCCGGCACACCCGGCGTTACCGACCGTACTTACTGTCAGGGGGCGACGGCTACAGCCCTCTCGGCATCACCCGTCAGCGGAGCCTCACTTAACTGGTACACAGTAGCATCGGGTGGTACCCCTTCGTCGGTTGCCCCAACGCCAGCGACATCAACCACCGGTGTCGTTTCGTACTACGTTAGTCAGTCATTGAACGGCTGTGAAAGTAACCGCGCCACACTGAATGTCACAGTTTACGGCACCCCGGGTGCGCCAAGCACGCAGGCTTCGTTTTCGGCCTGTCAGGGAGCTACATTATCCGCTCTGAGCGCAACCCCCGATAATGGGGCTACGTTGATCTGGTATGGCAACAGCGCCAACGGCGGTACCGGCAGTTCGGTGGCCCCCGTACCCGATAACCAGGCGCCGGCTACTTACTACGTCAGTCAGGCACGGGGAACGTGCGAAAGTGCCCGCAGCGCCATCACCGTGACGATAAGACAGGCATCAGCCGCACCGGGCGTATCGGCCCCACCGGCCTACTGCCCCGGTCAGACGGCTACGGCCCTATCCGCTACCCCCTCGTCAGGTGGTACGCTGAACTGGTACGGTACGAACGCGACGGGAGGAACCCCTTCATCTTCCGCCACCATACCAAGCACAACGACACCGGGCACGCTCAATTACTACGTCAGCCAGACACTGAGCGGCTGCGAAAGCCCCCGCGCCGGCATCGCCGTTACGGTGAAACAAAGCCCGTCGGCTCCCGGCATTTCAACACCCGTTGGTGTCTGTCAGAATCAGTCGGTAGCTCCGTTGACCGCTACCCCCTCGTCGGGTGGTACGCTCAACTGGTACGGTACGAACCAAACTGGCGGTTCACCATCAACGACTGCCCCCACGCCTTCGGTTACCGCCGTCGGCACGACCGTTTATTATGTCAGTCAGACGGTCAATGGTTGCGAAGGGCCGCGTGCGGGCATCTCCGTAACCGTCAGTGGTCTCCCGGGTGCGCCCACGGTTCAGGCATCCAGCACGTTCTGTCAGGGCACTATTCTCCCGGCCTTGCAGGCAGCAGCTGACAATGGGGCGACGCTCAACTGGTACGGTACGAATCAGACTGGTGGTTCATCATCAACGAACGCCCCAGTTCCCAGCAATCAAAAATCGGAAACTTATTACGTCAGTCAGACGCGTAACGGCTGTGAAGGGCCGCGTGCGGCAATCAGCGTGGTAATCCGGCAAAGCCCATCGGCACCTACTGTATCAGCGCCCCCGTCGTACTGCCCCGGTCAGACGGCGGCTGCTCTGACGGCAACGTCGGCGTCGGGTTCCACCCTCAACTGGTACGGCACAAACGCGACGGGCGGTTCGCCTTCGACCACCGCCACCGTCCCGAGTACATCGACGCCCGGTACACGAACGTATTACGTCAGTCAATCAACTGACGGTTGCGAAAGTACGCGCGCATCAATCAGCATAACCGTTAAGCCAACACCAGCCGCACCGGGCGTCACGAATCTATCGCTCTGCCAGAATCAATCGGCCGGTGCGTTAACCGCTACCACCGCCAGTGGCAGTACGATAAACTGGTACGGCACCAGCCAGACCGGAACGCCTTCGACCACTGCCCCTACCCCATCGGTAGCCGCTACGGGTTCAACACCTTATTATGTCAGTCAGACGGTTGACGGCTGTGAAAGCGCGCAGGCGACTATAACCGTTGCCGTCAACGCAGTACCGGGCCAGCCCTCCATCGCGTCGGCAGGGCCCTATTGTTCGGGCGTAACGGCTCAACCCCTGTCGGCAACCGGGACGGCTCTACGCTGGTATGGCACCAGTCAGAGCGGTGGTAGCGGCAGTTCGGCCGCCACGACTCCATCGACAGGCAGCACAGGCACAACCACCTACTACGCAACGCAAACGGTCAACGGCTGCGAAAGCGAGCGGGCAGGGGTTGCAATCGTGGTGAAGCAGACGCCCGCCCGGCCCGACGTCGTCAATCTAACATTTTGTCAGAATACCAATGCGCCAGGACTGACAGCCACGGCATCGGCAGGAGCCACCCTCAACTGGTACGGTACCAGTGCCATCGGTGGTACGAGCACAACCGCAGCTCCGGCTCTTTCATCGACAACACCCGGAACGACCACCTATTATGTCAGCCAAACACTCGATGGCTGTGAGTCGGCGAATCGGTCAGGGATTGCTGTAGTGGTGAAACAGACGCCGGGCGCGCCAGGCGTAACACCGGTCGATTATTGCAACGGAGCCGGGTCGCAGCAACTGAGCGCAACGGGCAGCAACATCAAATGGTACGACGGTTCCGGGAACTCCCTCTCGGGTGCGCCTACCCCGCCAACCAATACAGTCGGCCAGCAGACGTATCAGGCCACGCAGACCGTCGACGGTTGCGAGAGCCAGCAGAAGGCAAGTCTGACTGTTACGATCAAGCCCCTGCCCGGTCTGCCCGGCGTCGCTAATCTGTCGTACTGCCAGCCAACCCAGGATCAGCCCGCGCAGAACGTAGCCCCCGTAACCGCATCGGGCGATAATCTGCGCTGGTACAATACCGATGGCAACGCCTTTCAGTCGGCCCCCACGCCGTCTATTACGCAGGCAGGCACGTACGCTTATCAGGTAACGCAAACGGTCAATGGCTGCTCAAGCGATAAAGCCACCTTGCAGGTCACGGTCAATACAGCCCCCACCCCGACCGTGTCGACGTCGCTGGTCAGCTACTGCATCAACGCAACGGCTACACCATTACAGGCAAGCGCGGCCAACGGCGGTACCTTACGCTGGATTGATCCGTACAACCGTACTTTCAACGAAGCCCCGACACCATCGACCCTCAACAGCAACGTAACACCGGGGGGCGATGCGTTCTACGTCTATCAGATCGGTGCCAATGGCTGTTACAGCGCTCGTTCGACGATTCGGGTTATCGTCAACGTGGTGCCGACGCTGGCCCTGAACGGATCGAGCGATGTGAACCTGGGTTCATTGGCTCCCGTCAAACTTAGCTTTACCGGTGCGCCACCGTTCAGCTATACGCTGACCGACGGGTACAGCGGTGTTAGCCGGACCAATGACACGACGATTTATGTGTTGCCCCGCGGCAACACGACGTATCAGATTGTTTCGGTGGCTAACAGCTGCGGGGTGGGCCTGCCCGGCAATCCGGCAACGGCTACGATTACGGTGCGGGTACCGACCATTACGACCAGCGCCCTGCAAACAACCACGGTCTGTGCGGGTAGCTCGTTCGCGGTTCCCTTCACGACAACCGGCCAGTTCAACGCAGGGAATCTGTTTACAAGTGAACTGGTCAGCGTAGCCGATACCAGCCGGAAAATCACGGTGTCGCCCAACGGCACAACGGGCACGGTGGTGACAGCAGCGCTACCGCTTACACTGGCAGCCGGGCAATATTACGTTCGGGTGAAAGGATCGAACCCCAGCGTCGGTGTTATCGGCAGCAGCAGCCCATCGATCCTGACCGTCCGGTCGAGGGCTACGGCAACACTCACCGGTACGCAGTCGATCTTTGAAGGATCTCCCGCCACACTGACGCTGACATTCGGCGGAGAAGCGCCCTGGACATTCGCATACGCCGACAGCCTGCGCTCTTACACGGTCACGGCCACCAGCAGCCCCTACGCGCTGGAAGTTCGACCATCCCGGAATACGACCTACCAGCTGACCAGCGTCAGCAACAACTGCGGTGTGGGTACGGCAGCATCAGGCACGGCGGTCGTGACGGTACAGAAAGTATTGGGCGTTGAAGACCCGGCACTCGGCCCACTGGTTAGTGTGTACCCCGTTCCGACAACGACAACGCTGACCATCGACATCGACGCAGCCCTCACCCGCGACCCGGCCGTACTGACGCTGCACGACGGGGGTGGCCGACCAGTGCTGAACCAGACAACGCGGACAAGACAAACGACACTGGACGTTAGTCAGCAGCCAGCCGGCACGTATCTGCTCAGGATTCAGGTCGGCGACCGGCAGGTGGTCCGGCGCATCTTGATACAGTAG
- a CDS encoding nucleoside deaminase, which produces MFPDEYFMEIALGLAEEAADDGEIPVGAVVVSHNRIIGKGRNQTEQLSDVTAHAEILALTAASQYLGGKYLTDCTLYVTLEPCVMCAGALYWAQLGRLVIGAPDTKRGYRRIDTPLLHPKTRIETGVLGDESQALLMKFFQGLRT; this is translated from the coding sequence ATGTTCCCCGACGAATACTTCATGGAAATTGCGCTGGGACTGGCCGAAGAAGCCGCCGACGACGGTGAAATTCCCGTTGGGGCGGTGGTAGTAAGCCATAATCGGATCATTGGTAAAGGGCGCAACCAAACCGAGCAACTGAGCGATGTAACTGCCCACGCCGAAATACTTGCCCTGACAGCCGCATCGCAATACCTCGGCGGCAAATACCTGACCGACTGCACCCTCTACGTTACGCTCGAACCCTGCGTCATGTGTGCGGGGGCGCTGTACTGGGCGCAACTGGGGCGGCTGGTGATTGGCGCGCCCGATACCAAGCGCGGTTACCGCCGGATCGATACCCCGCTGCTACACCCCAAAACCCGGATTGAGACGGGCGTACTGGGCGACGAGAGCCAGGCATTGCTGATGAAGTTTTTCCAGGGCTTAAGAACATAA
- a CDS encoding MerR family transcriptional regulator, translating to MSNYSIKDLEQLSGIKAHTLRIWEQRYNIIAPKRTDTNIRTYDDRDLKLVLNIALLKDHGHKISEISKLSLDEMNREVIKISDRQQSYPDQIHALTISMIDLDEDRFEKIISTNILQFGFENTIINIVYPFLSRLGTLWVTGSVGPAQEHFISNLIRQKIIVAIDGQVSKQRPNGKTYMLFLPEGELHEISLLFASYIIRARYNKVIYLGQSLPFSELEFAYNVHRPDYIFSAFTSVPSNHEVQPYVDRMASAFPDAHLLLTGYQVVGQDIEVSDNATVINQIQDLIRIAGT from the coding sequence ATGAGCAACTACTCAATCAAAGACCTCGAGCAGCTTTCCGGTATTAAAGCGCACACGTTGCGCATATGGGAGCAGCGCTACAACATTATTGCTCCGAAACGGACGGATACCAACATCCGCACGTATGACGACCGGGATTTAAAGCTGGTCCTCAACATTGCGCTGCTGAAAGACCACGGTCATAAGATCTCTGAAATATCGAAGCTGTCGCTCGACGAGATGAACCGGGAGGTTATCAAAATCTCTGACCGGCAGCAAAGCTACCCTGACCAGATTCACGCGCTGACTATCTCAATGATCGATCTCGACGAAGACCGGTTCGAGAAGATCATCAGCACGAATATTCTCCAGTTTGGTTTCGAGAACACGATCATCAACATCGTGTACCCATTCCTAAGCCGACTGGGTACGCTCTGGGTGACGGGTTCGGTGGGACCCGCGCAGGAGCATTTCATCAGCAACCTGATTCGCCAGAAGATTATCGTTGCTATCGATGGGCAGGTAAGCAAGCAACGGCCAAACGGCAAGACGTACATGCTGTTTTTGCCGGAGGGCGAGTTACACGAAATCAGTCTGCTCTTCGCCAGCTACATCATCCGGGCACGCTATAACAAGGTCATTTATCTGGGGCAGAGCCTGCCGTTCAGTGAACTGGAGTTTGCTTACAACGTGCACCGCCCCGACTACATTTTTTCGGCTTTCACGTCAGTACCCTCAAACCACGAGGTGCAGCCATACGTCGATCGGATGGCTAGTGCCTTTCCGGATGCACACCTGCTGCTAACAGGCTATCAGGTGGTTGGGCAGGACATTGAGGTATCCGACAACGCGACAGTCATTAACCAGATTCAGGATTTGATTCGTATCGCCGGTACTTAA